Proteins encoded together in one Coffea arabica cultivar ET-39 chromosome 2c, Coffea Arabica ET-39 HiFi, whole genome shotgun sequence window:
- the LOC113727545 gene encoding primase homolog protein isoform X1, giving the protein MPLPSRTILHQDSITAIIPSVYSLNPFTSHQFKVQPLIYLASAAKPISRISLYNNGFRSISQRKTGAEFKDKNHEQEESSDYSELKQKLDEVGLNYYNSCSPGQYHLLFCPKCKGGRSSARSLSFHITLDRTSAIWRCFTAECGWAGQVIPGSWTNISGDNQFGKRQKLQPLGDELIAYFAGRMISKQTLEKNCVMQVAGQKDIIAFTYRRNGIIVGCKYRTMDKSFWQEKGTEKTLYGLDDIKEADEVIIVEGEIDKLSLEEAGISNCVSVPAGAPQTVSIKELPTLEKDTGFQYIWNCKKYLNKASRIIIATDADVSGDALAEELARRLGRERSKCWRVHWPKKDEINCFKDANEVLMNLGPNALRETIYSMQLHHMYLFNETIQGV; this is encoded by the exons atGCCTCTTCCCTCAAGAACAATACTACATCAAGATAGCATCACTGCCATTATTCCAAGTGTTTATTCGCTTAATCCCTTTACTTCCCACCAATTTAAAGTCCAACCTCTCATCTATTTGGCCTCCGCTGCCAAACccatttcaagaatttcattaTACAATAATGGGTTTCGTTCTATTTCTCAAAGAAAGACTGGAG CTGAATTTAAGGACAAGAATCATGAACAGGAGGAATCCAGTGATTATTCTGAATTGAAGCAGAAACTTGATGAAGTTGGTCTCAATTACTACAATTCTTGTTCACCTGGCCAGTATCATCTCTTGTTTTGCCCCAAG TGTAAAGGTGGACGATCATCGGCGAGGAGTCTATCCTTTCATATCACCCTAGATAG AACTTCAGCAATCTGGAGGTGTTTTACGGCTGAATGTGGATGGGCAGGCCAG GTTATTCCAGGTAGTTGGACGAATATTAGTGGCGATAACCAATTTGGAAAAAGGCAGAAGCTACAACCATTAGGAGATGAG CTGATTGCATATTTTGCTGGGAGAATGATATCAAAACAAACACTAGAGAAAAATTGTGTTATGCAAGTGGCAGGTCAGAAG GATATTATTGCTTTTACTTACAGGAGAAATGGAATCATTGTTGGTTGCAAGTATCGAACTATGGACAAAAGCTTTTGGCAG GAGAAGGGTACAGAAAAGACATTATATGGACTTGATGACATAAAAGAAGCAGATGAGGTTATCATT GTTGAAGGTGAGATAGACAAGCTCTCACTGGAAGAAGCTGGCATTTCTAACTGCGTGAGTGTTCCTGCTGGTGCGCCACAGACAGTTTCTATCAAAGAATTACCGACTCTGGAAAAG GACACTGGATTTCAGTATATATGGAACTGCAAAAAGTACTTGAACAAG gcATCGCGCATAATAATTGCTACTGATGCTGATGTGTCTGGTGATGCTTTAGCTGAAGAACTAGCACGGCGACTAGGAAGAGAAAGGTCAAA ATGCTGGAGAGTACACTGGCCAAAGAAAGATGAAATCAACTGCTTCAAAGATGCAAATGAG GTTCTCATGAATCTAGGACCAAATGCTCTGAGAGAAACAATCTACAGCATGCAATTGCATCACATGTACCTTTTCAATGAAACCATCCAAGGTGTATAG
- the LOC113727547 gene encoding uncharacterized protein isoform X2, with product MLKQVCHRLSIHGADKIRPLLCLQRAHFHSGQISFAPRSFFGVEDFLDDDNSRPYTYQKEKKTKNPNKHISFKQRTIAYMEPFTLDVLISKRFVSASITHRVTSKQVAVAGTNSKDIKAVLKSRSDIPACLAIGRILAERAREADVYTASYTPRDRDKFEGKIRAVVQSLIDNGIDVKVYLD from the exons ATGCTGAAGCAAGTGTGTCATAGACTGAGTATACATGGGGCTGACAAAATCAGGCCTTTATTATGTTTACAAAGAGCTCATTTCCACAGTGGGCAG ATATCTTTTGCACCGCGAAGCTTTTTTGGAGTAGAAGATTTTCTCGATGATGACAATAGCCGGCCCTACACATATCAAAAGGAGAAGAAGACTAAAAATCCGAATAAGCACATTTCATTCAAGCAACGAACTATTGCATACATGGAACCATTTACACTCGATGTTCTCATCTCAAAACGCTTTGTTTCAGCTTCAATTACGCATAGAGTAACAAGCAAGCAGGTTGCTGTTGCTGGTACAAATTCCAAAGACATCAAAGCTGTCCTCAAATCAAGATCTGATATACCGGCATGTTTAGCCATAGGCCGCATCTTGGCTGAGAGGGCGAGAGAAGCTGATGTCTATACTGCCTCTTACACTCCCAGAGACAGGGACAAGTTTGAAGGGAAAATTAGAGCAGTAGTTCAGTCACTCATAGATAATGGTATTGATGTTAAAGTATATCTGGATTAA
- the LOC113727546 gene encoding protein HEAT INTOLERANT 4-like, translating to MTRNMEDLWQQVFSVGTEWEAMDEIYGSNWDFSNLENAFEEGGELLGQNVYLFGCTETQGIADASLVPVVVAVVSRFAPSDKIAIVSVQRANEQIWPMKRLKMDWYPYIPLGRRDAKVEDLKSCRVFILRCKQRKVGLKQLGIDRAKEYDYCLPHFYNPFKKDEDDQQESEVQILFSRESEPPLICSFDWELDVLDELIEQEALAADEKDAFKDFVKEKVREAKKVQREAREAKEKMLQEMGDETRAAFDSIRFYKFYPVSLPGSPEIAKSSFINRAYDSEVFLLFSKFGR from the exons ATGACGAGGAATATGGAAGATTTATGGCAGCAGGTGTTTTCCGTTGGAACTGAATGGGAAGCGATGGATGAGATTTATGGGTCCAACTGGGATTTCTCCAACTTGGAGAATGCTTTCGAGGAAGGTGGAGAATTGCTTGGCCAAAACGTTTATCTCTTTGGCTGCACGGAAACACAGGGCATAGCTGATGCTTCCCTTGTGCCCGTGGTTGTTGCTGTGGTTTCACGATTTGCTCCCTCTGATAAAATTGCAATAGTATCCGTTCAACGAGCAAATGAACAGATTTGGCCTATGAAGCGGCTGAAGATGGATTGGTATCCCTATATTCCATTGGGAAGAAGGGATGCTAAGGTGGAAGATCTCAAAAGCTGTAGGGTATTTATACTGAGGTGCAAGCAAAGAAAGGTTGGATTGAAGCAGTTGGGAATCGACAGGGCGAAGGAGTATGACTATTGCTTGCCTCATTTTTACAACCCCTTTAAGAAAGATGAGGATGATCAGCAAGAAAGTGAAGTACAAATATTGTTTTCTAGAGAATCTGAGCCTCCACTGATATGTTCGTTTGATTGGGAGCTGGATGTCCTGGACGAGTTGATAGAACAAGAAGCTTTAGCTGCTGATGAGAAGGATGCATTTAAGGATTTTGTGAAGGAGAAGGTTAGAGAAGCCAAGAAAGTCCAGCGTGAAGCAAGGGAAGCTAAGGAGAAAATGTTGCAGGAGATGGGCGACGAAACAAGAGCTGCATTTGATAGTATCAGGTTTTACAAGTTTTATCCTGTGTCGCTTCCTGGTTCCCCTGAAATAGCCAAGTCTTCATTCATAAACAG GGCTTATGATTCCGAAGTCTTCTTGTTGTTTTCTAAATTTGGAAGATAA
- the LOC113727545 gene encoding primase homolog protein isoform X2: MPLPSRTILHQDSITAIIPSVYSLNPFTSHQFKVQPLIYLASAAKPISRISLYNNGFRSISQRKTGAEFKDKNHEQEESSDYSELKQKLDEVGLNYYNSCSPGQYHLLFCPKCKGGRSSARSLSFHITLDRTSAIWRCFTAECGWAGQVIPGSWTNISGDNQFGKRQKLQPLGDELIAYFAGRMISKQTLEKNCVMQVAGQKDIIAFTYRRNGIIVGCKYRTMDKSFWQEKGTEKTLYGLDDIKEADEVIIVEGEIDKLSLEEAGISNCVSVPAGAPQTVSIKELPTLEKDTGFQYIWNCKKYLNKASRIIIATDADVSGDALAEELARRLGRERCWRVHWPKKDEINCFKDANEVLMNLGPNALRETIYSMQLHHMYLFNETIQGV; encoded by the exons atGCCTCTTCCCTCAAGAACAATACTACATCAAGATAGCATCACTGCCATTATTCCAAGTGTTTATTCGCTTAATCCCTTTACTTCCCACCAATTTAAAGTCCAACCTCTCATCTATTTGGCCTCCGCTGCCAAACccatttcaagaatttcattaTACAATAATGGGTTTCGTTCTATTTCTCAAAGAAAGACTGGAG CTGAATTTAAGGACAAGAATCATGAACAGGAGGAATCCAGTGATTATTCTGAATTGAAGCAGAAACTTGATGAAGTTGGTCTCAATTACTACAATTCTTGTTCACCTGGCCAGTATCATCTCTTGTTTTGCCCCAAG TGTAAAGGTGGACGATCATCGGCGAGGAGTCTATCCTTTCATATCACCCTAGATAG AACTTCAGCAATCTGGAGGTGTTTTACGGCTGAATGTGGATGGGCAGGCCAG GTTATTCCAGGTAGTTGGACGAATATTAGTGGCGATAACCAATTTGGAAAAAGGCAGAAGCTACAACCATTAGGAGATGAG CTGATTGCATATTTTGCTGGGAGAATGATATCAAAACAAACACTAGAGAAAAATTGTGTTATGCAAGTGGCAGGTCAGAAG GATATTATTGCTTTTACTTACAGGAGAAATGGAATCATTGTTGGTTGCAAGTATCGAACTATGGACAAAAGCTTTTGGCAG GAGAAGGGTACAGAAAAGACATTATATGGACTTGATGACATAAAAGAAGCAGATGAGGTTATCATT GTTGAAGGTGAGATAGACAAGCTCTCACTGGAAGAAGCTGGCATTTCTAACTGCGTGAGTGTTCCTGCTGGTGCGCCACAGACAGTTTCTATCAAAGAATTACCGACTCTGGAAAAG GACACTGGATTTCAGTATATATGGAACTGCAAAAAGTACTTGAACAAG gcATCGCGCATAATAATTGCTACTGATGCTGATGTGTCTGGTGATGCTTTAGCTGAAGAACTAGCACGGCGACTAGGAAGAGAAAG ATGCTGGAGAGTACACTGGCCAAAGAAAGATGAAATCAACTGCTTCAAAGATGCAAATGAG GTTCTCATGAATCTAGGACCAAATGCTCTGAGAGAAACAATCTACAGCATGCAATTGCATCACATGTACCTTTTCAATGAAACCATCCAAGGTGTATAG
- the LOC113727547 gene encoding uncharacterized protein isoform X1 — translation MAYDIMLKQVCHRLSIHGADKIRPLLCLQRAHFHSGQISFAPRSFFGVEDFLDDDNSRPYTYQKEKKTKNPNKHISFKQRTIAYMEPFTLDVLISKRFVSASITHRVTSKQVAVAGTNSKDIKAVLKSRSDIPACLAIGRILAERAREADVYTASYTPRDRDKFEGKIRAVVQSLIDNGIDVKVYLD, via the exons A TGGCTTATGATATAATGCTGAAGCAAGTGTGTCATAGACTGAGTATACATGGGGCTGACAAAATCAGGCCTTTATTATGTTTACAAAGAGCTCATTTCCACAGTGGGCAG ATATCTTTTGCACCGCGAAGCTTTTTTGGAGTAGAAGATTTTCTCGATGATGACAATAGCCGGCCCTACACATATCAAAAGGAGAAGAAGACTAAAAATCCGAATAAGCACATTTCATTCAAGCAACGAACTATTGCATACATGGAACCATTTACACTCGATGTTCTCATCTCAAAACGCTTTGTTTCAGCTTCAATTACGCATAGAGTAACAAGCAAGCAGGTTGCTGTTGCTGGTACAAATTCCAAAGACATCAAAGCTGTCCTCAAATCAAGATCTGATATACCGGCATGTTTAGCCATAGGCCGCATCTTGGCTGAGAGGGCGAGAGAAGCTGATGTCTATACTGCCTCTTACACTCCCAGAGACAGGGACAAGTTTGAAGGGAAAATTAGAGCAGTAGTTCAGTCACTCATAGATAATGGTATTGATGTTAAAGTATATCTGGATTAA